A genomic region of Elaeis guineensis isolate ETL-2024a chromosome 9, EG11, whole genome shotgun sequence contains the following coding sequences:
- the LOC105033879 gene encoding uncharacterized protein, translating into MARSGLAVLLACAVLILAAANAAPWKPKKVKCHDRKEYPTCIHHQYCPAMCPRSCYMDCQLCRPVCSCDKGGSVCQDPRFVGGDGITFYFHGRKDRDFCLLSDSNLHINAHFIGKRGPNMTRDFTWVQSIAVLFDDHRLYVGAQKTATWDDAVDRIAITFDDEPISLPTEEGARWQSSVVSIVRSSGTNAVTVEVEGMFKITANVVPITEEESRVHRYGVTADDCFAHLDLGFKFYSLTNNVHGVLGQTYREGYVSRVKISSNMPIMGGEDKFSTSHLHAADCKVARFGRGDAGIALVTDPADVKCSSGITGRGIVCKK; encoded by the exons ATGGCTCGATCAGGCTTGGCCGTTCTCCTGGCTTGTGCCGTCCTCATCCTGGCCGCGGCCAATGCCGCCCCTTGGAAGCCCAAGAAGGTGAAGTGCCACGACAGGAAGGAATATCCCACCTGCATCCATCACCAGTACTGCCCGGCGATGTGCCCTAGATCTTGCTACATGGACTGCCAGCTTTGCCGTCCGGTTTGCA GTTGTGACAAGGGTGGTTCGGTGTGCCAAGACCCCCGCTTCGTCGGCGGCGACGGCATCACCTTCTACTTCCACGGCCGGAAGGATCGCGACTTCTGCCTGCTCTCCGACTCCAACCTCCACATCAATGCCCACTTCATCGGGAAGCGAGGCCCCAACATGACCCGAGACTTCACCTGGGTCCAATCCATCGCCGTGCTCTTTGACGATCACCGTCTGTACGTCGGTGCCCAGAAGACCGCAACATGGGATGATGCTGTTGACCGCATCGCCATCACCTTTGACGACGAACCCATCTCCCTCCCGACCGAGGAGGGTGCGAGGTGGCAGTCCTCTGTCGTGTCCATCGTTCGATCAAGCGGCACAAACGCAGTCACGGTGGAGGTGGAAGGAATGTTTAAGATCACCGCCAACGTGGTCCCGATCACGGAGGAAGAGTCTCGGGTGCACCGATATGGTGTGACGGCCGATGACTGCTTTGCTCACCTCGATTTAGGATTCAAGTTTTATTCTCTGACCAACAACGTGCATGGGGTCTTGGGGCAGACATACAGAGAGGGATACGTTAGCAGGGTGAAGATATCATCCAACATGCCGATCATGGGAGGCGAGGACAAGTTCTCCACATCTCATCTCCATGCCGCTGATTGCAAGGTCGCACGCTTCGGGCGTGGGGATGCAGGCATCGCATTGGTTACGGACCCAGCTGATGTCAAGTGTTCGAGCGGCATCACCGGCCGTGGAATCGTCTGCAAGAAATAA